One region of Silene latifolia isolate original U9 population unplaced genomic scaffold, ASM4854445v1 scaffold_57, whole genome shotgun sequence genomic DNA includes:
- the LOC141639736 gene encoding heavy metal-associated isoprenylated plant protein 16-like, with amino-acid sequence MKQKIVIKVHFRCGKCRKEAMKIAASTDGVISVTIQGNDKDLIVVVGSEVDSAGLCTALRKKTGSANLVSVEEVKDPKPEEKKKEEQKKADEKKPAEKEEKKETKKPESKAPACPCSCPSPGMYYYPPCPPPPQYHYQNPQYYMCSLPPDENQCSIM; translated from the exons ATGAAG CAAAAAATTGTTATCAAAGTACATTTTCGCTGTGGAAAGTGTAGAAAGGAGGCAATGAAGATTGCCGCTAGTACAGATG GGGTGATCTCAGTAACGATACAAGGGAATGACAAAGACCTAATTGTGGTGGTGGGAAGCGAGGTTGACTCAGCGGGGCTATGCACAGCATTGAGAAAGAAAACGGGGAGCGCAAATTTAGTAAGTGTAGAAGAAGTGAAGGATCCGAAACCAGaggagaagaagaaagaagaacaaAAAAAAGCAGATGAAAAGAAACCAGCTGAAAAGGAGGAGAAAAAGGAAACTAAAAAGCCAGAGTCAAAGGCACCAGCTTGCCCTTGTTCTTGTCCAAGCCCAGGAATGTATTACTATCCACCTTGTCCACCACCACCACAGTATCATTATCAAAATCCTCAATATTACATGTGTTCGCTTCCTCCTGATGAAAATCAATGTAGCATTATGTGA
- the LOC141639721 gene encoding uncharacterized protein LOC141639721 → MVRPTNVENAIMQALTQVLANQQNAQPAPPTHEANRQGCYAWIASQLARNKARTYGGEVDPVALSEWFRDMEKNFSLFDAREEDKVRLASHFLVKEADRWWTLTGPTATQDPNFDWSRFKSLVETRFYPKELKQQRLKEFMDFKQGKLSIQAYTDKFNELAHYASKFVKDEEDRVYFYKNKLNPKVESMVRRSSTTFVEVYDDAIWAENSLKAIEEESKPHSSSHSYRPDFHGKRPFVPSTSNYADKRRFVPRIQDHGGQEPRAQETRGQAHTSTNRLKKDHKCYHCRQALHPGIGCYGKPLTCFHCAKPGHRAVDCPEKKDAPTPNARPRGTIFVMSRAEAAAHPDIITGEDFEDPEGNSFIIDHSLED, encoded by the exons atggtacgaccaaccaatgtggaaaatgctatcatgcaagccctcacccaagtgcttgctaatcaacaaaatgctcaacccgctccccctacacatgaagccaaccgtcaaggatgttatgcttggattgcaagtcaactagcaaggaacaaggctaggacctatggtggtgaagtggatcccgttgctctctcggagtggtttcgtgatatggagaagaacttctctctctttgatgcccgagaggaggacaaggtgaggttagcctctcactttcttgtgaaggaagccgataggtggtggactttgaccggtcctaccgctactcaagaccccaactttgattggagccgcttcaagtcacttgtggagacccgcttctaccctaaggagctcaagcaacaaaggttgaaggagttcatggacttcaagcaagggaagctatcaattcaagcctacaccgacaagtttaatgaacttgctcattatgcctccaagttcgtgaaagatgaagaggatcgtgtctacttctacaagaacaagttgaatcctaaggtggaaagcatggtgagaagaagctcaactacctttgtggaagtttatgatgatgctatttgggccgaaaactctttgaaggccattgaagaagaatccaagccccactcctcttctcattcttaccgtcctgactttcatggcaagagaccatttgtaccttctacttccaactatgccgacaagaggaggtttgtaccaaggatacaagaccatggaggacaagaacCAAGAGCTCAAGAAACCAGAGGACAAGCTCACACCTCAACTAATAGGCTTAAGAAAGACcataagtgctaccattgtaggcaagctctacaccccggaattggatgctatggcaagcccttgacttgctttcattgtgcgaagcccggacatcgtgccgtggattgccccgagaagaaggatgctcctactccaaatgctaggccaagaggaaccatctttgtcatgagtcgagccgaagccgccgctcatcccgatatcattacgg GTGAAGACTTTGAGGACCCCGAAGGAAACTCGTTCATAATAGACCATTCTCTTGAAGATTGA